One window from the genome of Streptomyces sp. NBC_00597 encodes:
- a CDS encoding IS701 family transposase: MTPEEIAAVRGELEDFATEVFEPFARKDQRRWGRVYLRGLLTDGQRKSVEPMAARLGEDGNRQALAHFITTSPWDPAHVRARLAWKMEKAIRPTVLVFDDTGFLKDGNASACVSRQYTGTAGKVTNCQVGVSLHLASDHASAAVDWRLFVPETWAPGSVKADPAKVARRTACQIPDDIGHVEKWQLALDMLDETRSWGVEVPVAVADAGYGDAAAFRHGLQARSLNYVVGISTTLSAQPGHAVPVAEPYSGIGRRPVEKYPDKPQSVKQLVIAAGRKAAKPVQWREGSRPGTGRSGFKRMYSRFVTLRIRPAGREVRQAADSPELPECWLLAEWPADQGEPVQFWLSDLPADTPLTTLVRLAKLRWRIEHDYREMKQALGLAHFEGRTWNGWHHHVTLVSVAHAFCTLQRLARAPKDTAPA, translated from the coding sequence GTGACGCCGGAGGAAATTGCTGCTGTACGTGGCGAGTTGGAGGACTTTGCGACGGAGGTTTTCGAGCCGTTCGCGCGTAAGGATCAGCGTCGGTGGGGGCGGGTTTACCTGCGGGGCCTGCTCACGGACGGGCAGCGCAAGTCCGTCGAGCCGATGGCCGCCAGGCTGGGCGAGGACGGTAACCGTCAGGCCCTGGCCCACTTCATCACCACCAGCCCGTGGGACCCCGCGCATGTGCGGGCCCGGCTGGCCTGGAAGATGGAAAAGGCGATCCGGCCCACCGTGCTGGTCTTCGATGACACCGGCTTCCTCAAAGACGGCAATGCCTCGGCGTGTGTGTCGCGGCAGTACACCGGCACTGCGGGCAAGGTCACCAACTGCCAGGTGGGCGTCTCCCTGCACCTGGCCTCGGATCATGCCTCGGCGGCCGTCGACTGGCGGCTGTTCGTGCCCGAGACCTGGGCCCCCGGGTCGGTGAAGGCGGACCCGGCCAAGGTCGCCCGCCGCACCGCCTGCCAGATCCCCGACGACATCGGGCATGTGGAGAAATGGCAACTCGCACTCGACATGCTCGATGAGACCCGCTCCTGGGGCGTCGAAGTGCCGGTGGCCGTCGCGGATGCCGGATACGGCGACGCGGCGGCATTCCGGCACGGCCTGCAGGCCCGCAGCCTCAATTACGTCGTGGGAATCTCCACCACCCTCTCGGCCCAGCCCGGCCACGCGGTGCCGGTCGCCGAGCCGTACTCCGGGATCGGACGCCGACCGGTGGAGAAGTACCCCGACAAGCCGCAGTCGGTGAAACAGCTGGTCATCGCGGCCGGCCGGAAGGCGGCAAAGCCGGTGCAATGGCGTGAGGGCTCCCGGCCCGGCACCGGCCGCAGCGGCTTCAAACGGATGTACTCGCGGTTCGTGACCCTGCGGATCCGGCCCGCCGGCCGCGAGGTCCGCCAAGCGGCCGACAGCCCGGAACTGCCCGAGTGCTGGCTCCTGGCCGAGTGGCCGGCCGACCAGGGCGAACCCGTCCAGTTCTGGCTCTCCGACCTGCCCGCCGACACCCCACTGACCACACTGGTCCGCCTAGCCAAGCTCCGCTGGCGCATCGAACACGACTACCGCGAGATGAAACAGGCCCTGGGACTTGCCCACTTCGAGGGCCGCACCTGGAACGGCTGGCACCACCACGTCACCCTCGTCTCCGTCGCGCATGCCTTCTGCACCTTGCAACGACTGGCCAGAGCCCCAAAAGACACGGCGCCGGCCTGA